A window of the Lactuca sativa cultivar Salinas chromosome 7, Lsat_Salinas_v11, whole genome shotgun sequence genome harbors these coding sequences:
- the LOC111879789 gene encoding disease resistance protein RUN1 isoform X6, whose product MASSSSSIANAGSYDVFLSFRGEDTRHSFTDHLYKTLRGAGIGTFRDNEEIRRGEEVKPEIETAIKESKASIVVLSENYATSPWCLDELVLILEQRKEGNHFVLPVFYHVDPSDVRKQNKSFTIEVKGSSRWTDHNVNTWKKALTEVANLAGMVLSGPETTFLKEIVDTIYNKLDRKEVHLPPNLTGMATRYEEINSWLNQSNIEFLAICGMGGSGKTTLAKYIYDSNWRYFENTSFVENIGRRCKESHDLLELQEQLLNDILGGKKRKIPGVSQGTCKIEEALRTKRTLIVLDDIAEQNQLVDLLGTGTINAQSKIIITTIRENTKNWFKSTYYRCQEYKIKLLNEDESLELLSRHAFGSKVPMEGFEELAIQAIRYCEGNPLAVEVLASSLSNENTILYWKSRLNFLDKDFDSRIQSVLITSYESLPSILEKELFLHIACFFIGKDKDYVVKILELDYCALSGIKTLSNKCLLSVSPNNKLMMHRLIQEMGKNLVRQESPKFPARRSRVWLSSDSYKIFRKGEGSETMEGLALDMQLLKEDKVAFKSLDLKTDALKEMDKLKLLHLNFVYLNGSYENFSEDLRWLCWLGFPLTTIPSDLFMGNLVALDMSYSKLEVFDPPMVLQSLQILNLKDSYDLFEIRNMSMIPQLETLILWNCHSLVRVCETIGDLTSLALLNMTGCKKLLVGVAEQHTFSFPHSLHRLFLKDCNLECTKSFPLTFSVQISLQYLNLGNSLFECLPCYDHLKHLRVLDLSFCSRLKWLVYLPSTLAELYVYYCVSLEIITFQEHRFTLQEFGYEGCISLSEIEGFIRLVPLTKLEENDLAHMKWLKEYQNQEVCLVGDDELTKGRTQCVHMLYEFDIMSTSLPDIKDPNLKPMYVSASSTLSFDVPVCPKNRKLKGLDVTLRYTISGDDDFAWFCKITTSNGDDLMYNPKVFGKPDSWKVGIWFSYWPIGNTLNVGDKVSVSIVVMSGLEVSECGVNLVYADDEAAEETLENNKGWVEILGGDLSRFQLSTGAYYLCCRDFYELMEVGRLTPDWFRILVGDTVDNIEVRGWRKTGRPKQLNPSFTELKTVQCIIHGPQSDQVMEADKSRGGMFDGLFRSKFYTKWNATQKYLRSDVADLFKNGLDSNAYKRVGQLYVEQNLSSCYEFIEQSCLLILNYLPAMAKQRECPEECHEAISTLMFSATSFPDLPEMRKLRSLFADKYGNHLEPYVNKEFVKKLKADPPTKDIKLQMMQEIARECGIEWDYKAFEQKLEKQPPFE is encoded by the exons CTGGCAGCTATGACGTTTTCCTAAGCTTCAGGGGCGAAGATACTCGTCATTCTTTTACCGATCATCTTTACAAAACATTAAGGGGAGCAGGAATCGGTACTTTTAGGGATAACGAAGAAATTAGGAGAGGTGAAGAAGTGAAGCCGGAGATCGAGACAGCAATTAAAGAATCTAAGGCTTCAATCGTTGTATTGTCAGAAAACTATGCAACTTCCCCTTGGTGCCTTGACGAGCTTGTTCTGATCCTTGAACAAAGGAAGGAGGGGAATCATTTCGTTTTACCTGTTTTTTATCATGTTGATCCTTCTGATGTGAGGAAACAAAATAAATCTTTCACAATTGAAGTCAAAGGCTCTTCAAGGTGGACAGATCACAACGTGAACACGTGGAAGAAAGCTCTTACAGAGGTTGCTAATTTGGCGGGCATGGTTCTGTCCGG GCCCGAAACAACTTTTTTGAAGGAAATTGTTGACACCATTTACAATAAGCTGGATCGCAAAGAAGTACATCTTCCACCCAATCTAACAGGGATGGCCACTCGATACGAGGAGATCAATTCCTGGTTAAATCAATCAAATATCGAATTTTTAGCAATTTGTGGCATGGGTGGTAGTGGCAAGACAACTCTGGCCAAGTATATTTACGATTCAAATTGGAGATATTTTGAAAACACAAGTTTTGTTGAAAACATTGGTCGAAGATGTAAGGAATCCCATGATTTGCTTGAGCTACAAGAACAACTTCTCAACGATATTTTAGGCGGTAAGAAAAGAAAAATACCCGGTGTTTCTCAGGGTACATGTAAGATTGAGGAAGCCTTACGAACAAAAAGGACGCTTATTGTTCTTGATGACATTGCTGAACAAAATCAGTTGGTCGATTTACTTGGAACTGGAACAATCAATGCACAAAGCAAGATTATAATAACTACAATTAGGGAAAATACAAAAAATTGGTTCAAGTCCACATATTATAGGTGTCAAgagtataaaataaaattattaaatgAGGATGAGTCGTTAGAGCTTTTAAGTCGTCATGCATTTGGTTCCAAAGTTCCCATGGAAGGTTTCGAAGAGCTTGCAATACAAGCAATACGATATTGTGAAGGAAATCCTCTCGCTGTTGAAGTGTTGGCTTCTTCTCTATCCaatgaaaataccattttatactGGAAAAGTCGATTGAATTTCTTGGATAAAGATTTTGATTCTCGAATCCAAAGTGTACTTATAACGAGCTACGAGTCATTGCCATCTATCTTAGAGAAAGAATTATTTTTGCATATTGCTTGTTTCTTTATTGGCAAAGACAAGGATTATGTGGTAAAGATATTGGAGCTAGATTATTGTGCATTATCTGGGATCAAAACCCTATCCAACAAATGCCTTCTTTCCGTTTCACCAAATAATAAACTGATGATGCATCGATTGATTCAAGAAATGGGGAAAAATTTGGTTCGTCAAGAGTCACCAAAATTCCCTGCAAGACGTAGTAGAGTCTGGCTTAGTAGTGATTCTTATAAGATATTTCGTAAGGGAGAG gGTTCAGAAACAATGGAAGGTTTAGCACTTGACATGCAATTGTTAAAGGAAGATAAGGTTGCATTCAAG TCACTAGACCTCAAGACAGATGCACTTAAAGAGATGGATAAACTAAAATTGCTCCACTTAAATTTTGTGTATCTCAACGGGTCTTACGAGAATTTTTCTGAAGATTTACGATGGCTCTGCTGGCTTGGATTCCCTTTAACAACCATACCCTCTGACTTATTCATGGGAAACTTGGTGGCTTTAGATATGAGCTACAGCAAATTGGAAGTATTTGATCCGCCCATG GTTCTTCAGTCATTGCAGATTCTAAATCTTAAAGACTCATATGATCTATTTGAAATCCGCAACATGTCAATGATTCCTCAGCTTGAGACTTTGATTCTTTGGAACTGTCACAGTCTTGTTCGTGTTTGTGAAACCATTGGAGACCTGACGAGTCTTGCACTACTAAACATGACAGGGTGTAAAAAGTTGTTAGTAGGAGTTGCAGAACAACATACGTTTTCCTTCCCACATTCATTACACCGATTATTCCTCAAAGACTGCAATCTTGAGTGTACCAAGTCTTTTCCTCTGACTTTCAGTGTTCAAATATCTTTGCAGTACTTGAATTTAGGCAATAGTCTATTTGAGTGTCTACCTTGTTATGATCATCTAAAACATCTTCGGGTCCTTGACTTGAGTTTCTGCTCAAGACTTAAATGGCTTGTATATCTCCCAAGTACGCTTGCAGAATTGTATGTATACTACTGTGTGTCATTGGAGATAATAACTTTCCAAGAACACCGATTCACATTGCAAGAGTTTGGCTATGAAGGATGTATTTCTTTGTCTGAAATTGAAGGCTTTATTAGATTGGTGCCTTTAACCAAACTTGAGGAGAATGATTTGGCACACATGAAGTGGCTAAAAGAATATCAAAATCAGGAGGTTTGCCTGGTTGGTGATGATGAGCTCACCAAAGGCAGAACTCAGTGTGTCCAT ATGTTGTATGAATTCGATATAATGAGCACATCTCTGCCAGACATAAAGGATCCAAACCTGAAGCCTATGTATGTATCAGCATCATCAACTTTGTCCTTTGACGTGCCTGTGTGTCCCAAGAATAGGAAGCTCAAAGGACTTGATGTAACTCTAAGATATACAATATCAGGTGATGATGATTTTGCATGGTTCTGTAAAATCACTACTTCCAATGGTGATGATTTGATGTACAACCCCAAAGTCTTTGGAAAACCTGATTCTTGGAAAGTTGGTATATGGTTCAGCTATTGGCCAATTGGAAACACATTGAATGTTGGAGATAAAGTAAGTGTCTCTATTGTTGTAATGAGTGGATTGGAGGTATCTGAATGTGGCGTGAACCTTGTTTATGCTGATGATGAAGCAGCTGAGGAAACCTTGGAAAATAACAAGGGATGGGTAGAAATTCTTGGAGGAGATTTGTCTAGATTCCAACTAAGCACAGGAGCATACTATCTTTGTTGTCGTGATTTTTATGAGTTGATGGAGGTTGGTAGACTAACTCCTGACTGGTTTAGAATTTTAGTTGGTGATACTGTTGACAACATAG AGGTACGAGGATGGAGAAAGACAGGTCGACCTAAGCAGTTGAATCCATCATTTACAGAGTTGAAAACTGTTCAATGCATCATCCATGGTCCTCAATCG GATCAAGTAATGGAAGCAGACAAATCAAGAGGTGGTATGTTTGATGGATTATTTAGAAGCAAGTTTTACACCAAATG GAATGCAACCCAGAAGTATTTGAGGAGCGATGTTGCTGACCTTTTTAAGAACGGGCTTGATTCCAATGCCTACAAAAGG GTTGGACAGTTATATGTTGAACAGAATCTGTCATCATGTTATGAATTCATAGAACAATCATGCTTGCTCATTTTAAATTATCTCCCAGCCATGGCTAAACAAAG GGAATGCCCTGAGGAATGCCATGAAGCTATCTCCACTTTGATGTTTTCTGCAACAAGCTTTCCTGATCTGCCAGAAATGCGCAAACTAAGAAGTTTATTTGCTGACAAATATGGAAATCATCTTGAACCTTATGTCAACAAAGAG TTTGTAAAGAAATTGAAGGCAGACCCTCCCACTAAAGATATAAAGCTTCAAATGATGCAAGAGATTGCACGGGAGTGTGGTATAGAGTGGGATTACAAGGCTTTTGAACAGAAATTGGAAAAACAACCTCCATTTGAATAG
- the LOC111879789 gene encoding disease resistance protein RUN1 isoform X2, whose product MASSSSSIANAGSYDVFLSFRGEDTRHSFTDHLYKTLRGAGIGTFRDNEEIRRGEEVKPEIETAIKESKASIVVLSENYATSPWCLDELVLILEQRKEGNHFVLPVFYHVDPSDVRKQNKSFTIEVKGSSRWTDHNVNTWKKALTEVANLAGMVLSGPETTFLKEIVDTIYNKLDRKEVHLPPNLTGMATRYEEINSWLNQSNIEFLAICGMGGSGKTTLAKYIYDSNWRYFENTSFVENIGRRCKESHDLLELQEQLLNDILGGKKRKIPGVSQGTCKIEEALRTKRTLIVLDDIAEQNQLVDLLGTGTINAQSKIIITTIRENTKNWFKSTYYRCQEYKIKLLNEDESLELLSRHAFGSKVPMEGFEELAIQAIRYCEGNPLAVEVLASSLSNENTILYWKSRLNFLDKDFDSRIQSVLITSYESLPSILEKELFLHIACFFIGKDKDYVVKILELDYCALSGIKTLSNKCLLSVSPNNKLMMHRLIQEMGKNLVRQESPKFPARRSRVWLSSDSYKIFRKGEGSETMEGLALDMQLLKEDKVAFKSLDLKTDALKEMDKLKLLHLNFVYLNGSYENFSEDLRWLCWLGFPLTTIPSDLFMGNLVALDMSYSKLEVFDPPMVLQSLQILNLKDSYDLFEIRNMSMIPQLETLILWNCHSLVRVCETIGDLTSLALLNMTGCKKLLVGVAEQHTFSFPHSLHRLFLKDCNLECTKSFPLTFSVQISLQYLNLGNSLFECLPCYDHLKHLRVLDLSFCSRLKWLVYLPSTLAELYVYYCVSLEIITFQEHRFTLQEFGYEGCISLSEIEGFIRLVPLTKLEENDLAHMKWLKEYQNQEVCLVGDDELTKGRTQCVHMLYEFDIMSTSLPDIKDPNLKPMYVSASSTLSFDVPVCPKNRKLKGLDVTLRYTISGDDDFAWFCKITTSNGDDLMYNPKVFGKPDSWKVGIWFSYWPIGNTLNVGDKVSVSIVVMSGLEVSECGVNLVYADDEAAEETLENNKGWVEILGGDLSRFQLSTGAYYLCCRDFYELMEVGRLTPDWFRILVGDTVDNIEVRGWRKTGRPKQLNPSFTELKTVQCIIHGPQSEEIYKVAEMSKSSFVDKTSSMLVNKMKSGTTFKFNDATTKAGDVPGAAAATASASASKFVDEFLASRLAQVKDQVMEADKSRGGMFDGLFRSKFYTKWNATQKYLRSDVADLFKNGLDSNAYKRVGQLYVEQNLSSCYEFIEQSCLLILNYLPAMAKQRECPEECHEAISTLMFSATSFPDLPEMRKLRSLFADKYGNHLEPYVNKEFVKKLKADPPTKDIKLQMMQEIARECGIEWDYKAFEQKLEKQPPFE is encoded by the exons CTGGCAGCTATGACGTTTTCCTAAGCTTCAGGGGCGAAGATACTCGTCATTCTTTTACCGATCATCTTTACAAAACATTAAGGGGAGCAGGAATCGGTACTTTTAGGGATAACGAAGAAATTAGGAGAGGTGAAGAAGTGAAGCCGGAGATCGAGACAGCAATTAAAGAATCTAAGGCTTCAATCGTTGTATTGTCAGAAAACTATGCAACTTCCCCTTGGTGCCTTGACGAGCTTGTTCTGATCCTTGAACAAAGGAAGGAGGGGAATCATTTCGTTTTACCTGTTTTTTATCATGTTGATCCTTCTGATGTGAGGAAACAAAATAAATCTTTCACAATTGAAGTCAAAGGCTCTTCAAGGTGGACAGATCACAACGTGAACACGTGGAAGAAAGCTCTTACAGAGGTTGCTAATTTGGCGGGCATGGTTCTGTCCGG GCCCGAAACAACTTTTTTGAAGGAAATTGTTGACACCATTTACAATAAGCTGGATCGCAAAGAAGTACATCTTCCACCCAATCTAACAGGGATGGCCACTCGATACGAGGAGATCAATTCCTGGTTAAATCAATCAAATATCGAATTTTTAGCAATTTGTGGCATGGGTGGTAGTGGCAAGACAACTCTGGCCAAGTATATTTACGATTCAAATTGGAGATATTTTGAAAACACAAGTTTTGTTGAAAACATTGGTCGAAGATGTAAGGAATCCCATGATTTGCTTGAGCTACAAGAACAACTTCTCAACGATATTTTAGGCGGTAAGAAAAGAAAAATACCCGGTGTTTCTCAGGGTACATGTAAGATTGAGGAAGCCTTACGAACAAAAAGGACGCTTATTGTTCTTGATGACATTGCTGAACAAAATCAGTTGGTCGATTTACTTGGAACTGGAACAATCAATGCACAAAGCAAGATTATAATAACTACAATTAGGGAAAATACAAAAAATTGGTTCAAGTCCACATATTATAGGTGTCAAgagtataaaataaaattattaaatgAGGATGAGTCGTTAGAGCTTTTAAGTCGTCATGCATTTGGTTCCAAAGTTCCCATGGAAGGTTTCGAAGAGCTTGCAATACAAGCAATACGATATTGTGAAGGAAATCCTCTCGCTGTTGAAGTGTTGGCTTCTTCTCTATCCaatgaaaataccattttatactGGAAAAGTCGATTGAATTTCTTGGATAAAGATTTTGATTCTCGAATCCAAAGTGTACTTATAACGAGCTACGAGTCATTGCCATCTATCTTAGAGAAAGAATTATTTTTGCATATTGCTTGTTTCTTTATTGGCAAAGACAAGGATTATGTGGTAAAGATATTGGAGCTAGATTATTGTGCATTATCTGGGATCAAAACCCTATCCAACAAATGCCTTCTTTCCGTTTCACCAAATAATAAACTGATGATGCATCGATTGATTCAAGAAATGGGGAAAAATTTGGTTCGTCAAGAGTCACCAAAATTCCCTGCAAGACGTAGTAGAGTCTGGCTTAGTAGTGATTCTTATAAGATATTTCGTAAGGGAGAG gGTTCAGAAACAATGGAAGGTTTAGCACTTGACATGCAATTGTTAAAGGAAGATAAGGTTGCATTCAAG TCACTAGACCTCAAGACAGATGCACTTAAAGAGATGGATAAACTAAAATTGCTCCACTTAAATTTTGTGTATCTCAACGGGTCTTACGAGAATTTTTCTGAAGATTTACGATGGCTCTGCTGGCTTGGATTCCCTTTAACAACCATACCCTCTGACTTATTCATGGGAAACTTGGTGGCTTTAGATATGAGCTACAGCAAATTGGAAGTATTTGATCCGCCCATG GTTCTTCAGTCATTGCAGATTCTAAATCTTAAAGACTCATATGATCTATTTGAAATCCGCAACATGTCAATGATTCCTCAGCTTGAGACTTTGATTCTTTGGAACTGTCACAGTCTTGTTCGTGTTTGTGAAACCATTGGAGACCTGACGAGTCTTGCACTACTAAACATGACAGGGTGTAAAAAGTTGTTAGTAGGAGTTGCAGAACAACATACGTTTTCCTTCCCACATTCATTACACCGATTATTCCTCAAAGACTGCAATCTTGAGTGTACCAAGTCTTTTCCTCTGACTTTCAGTGTTCAAATATCTTTGCAGTACTTGAATTTAGGCAATAGTCTATTTGAGTGTCTACCTTGTTATGATCATCTAAAACATCTTCGGGTCCTTGACTTGAGTTTCTGCTCAAGACTTAAATGGCTTGTATATCTCCCAAGTACGCTTGCAGAATTGTATGTATACTACTGTGTGTCATTGGAGATAATAACTTTCCAAGAACACCGATTCACATTGCAAGAGTTTGGCTATGAAGGATGTATTTCTTTGTCTGAAATTGAAGGCTTTATTAGATTGGTGCCTTTAACCAAACTTGAGGAGAATGATTTGGCACACATGAAGTGGCTAAAAGAATATCAAAATCAGGAGGTTTGCCTGGTTGGTGATGATGAGCTCACCAAAGGCAGAACTCAGTGTGTCCAT ATGTTGTATGAATTCGATATAATGAGCACATCTCTGCCAGACATAAAGGATCCAAACCTGAAGCCTATGTATGTATCAGCATCATCAACTTTGTCCTTTGACGTGCCTGTGTGTCCCAAGAATAGGAAGCTCAAAGGACTTGATGTAACTCTAAGATATACAATATCAGGTGATGATGATTTTGCATGGTTCTGTAAAATCACTACTTCCAATGGTGATGATTTGATGTACAACCCCAAAGTCTTTGGAAAACCTGATTCTTGGAAAGTTGGTATATGGTTCAGCTATTGGCCAATTGGAAACACATTGAATGTTGGAGATAAAGTAAGTGTCTCTATTGTTGTAATGAGTGGATTGGAGGTATCTGAATGTGGCGTGAACCTTGTTTATGCTGATGATGAAGCAGCTGAGGAAACCTTGGAAAATAACAAGGGATGGGTAGAAATTCTTGGAGGAGATTTGTCTAGATTCCAACTAAGCACAGGAGCATACTATCTTTGTTGTCGTGATTTTTATGAGTTGATGGAGGTTGGTAGACTAACTCCTGACTGGTTTAGAATTTTAGTTGGTGATACTGTTGACAACATAG AGGTACGAGGATGGAGAAAGACAGGTCGACCTAAGCAGTTGAATCCATCATTTACAGAGTTGAAAACTGTTCAATGCATCATCCATGGTCCTCAATCG GAGGAAATATACAAGGTCGCAGAGATGTCAAAATCATCTTTTGTGGATAAAACTTCAAGCATGCTTGTGAATAAAATGAAATCTGGCACAACATTTAAATTTAATGATGCAACAACAAAG GCAGGGGACGTGCCTGGAGCTGCAGCTGCAACTGCATCTGCATCTGCATCTAAATTTGTTGATGAGTTTCTTGCTTCTCGCTTAGCTCAAGTAAAG GATCAAGTAATGGAAGCAGACAAATCAAGAGGTGGTATGTTTGATGGATTATTTAGAAGCAAGTTTTACACCAAATG GAATGCAACCCAGAAGTATTTGAGGAGCGATGTTGCTGACCTTTTTAAGAACGGGCTTGATTCCAATGCCTACAAAAGG GTTGGACAGTTATATGTTGAACAGAATCTGTCATCATGTTATGAATTCATAGAACAATCATGCTTGCTCATTTTAAATTATCTCCCAGCCATGGCTAAACAAAG GGAATGCCCTGAGGAATGCCATGAAGCTATCTCCACTTTGATGTTTTCTGCAACAAGCTTTCCTGATCTGCCAGAAATGCGCAAACTAAGAAGTTTATTTGCTGACAAATATGGAAATCATCTTGAACCTTATGTCAACAAAGAG TTTGTAAAGAAATTGAAGGCAGACCCTCCCACTAAAGATATAAAGCTTCAAATGATGCAAGAGATTGCACGGGAGTGTGGTATAGAGTGGGATTACAAGGCTTTTGAACAGAAATTGGAAAAACAACCTCCATTTGAATAG